Proteins found in one Brevibacillus brevis genomic segment:
- the asnB gene encoding asparagine synthase (glutamine-hydrolyzing) produces the protein MCGIVGWIDWEKDLSGERNVLQKMTQCLKDRGPDAEGFWLTPRAALGHRRLVVVDPAGGQQPMSALKNEHACTMIYNGELYNTEDLRAELLACGHTFQSHSDTEVLLHTYLEWGPECLSKLNGIFAFAIWDEREQRLFVGRDRMGVKPLFYAQRGSSFLLASELKALLAHPEVKPELSREGLAEVFGISPARTPGHGVFHNVHEVRPGAYLLVTRDGVKQKRYWQLESHPHTDDLETTAERVRELVTDSIERQLVADVPVSTLLSGGLDSSIITAVAANHFQKTGRGTLHSYSIDYVDNRKHFKASAFQPNEDEPFVQLVTKFLGTEHHTIEFDTEDLIESLKTATLARDLPGMADVDASLYLFCREIKKETTVVLSGECADEVFGGYPWFHREELLNAGTFPWSRATKERATWLSPDLRDWVKPEEYVAMRYEESLNEVPHLPGEDPIEARRREMFYLNITWFMNTLLDRKDRMSMAASLEARVPFCDHRIVEYVWNIPWDMKTYGHREKGILRKAMEGILPDEVLYRKKSPYPKTHNPAYTEAVRSWLLDIINDSSSPLLQLVDVPTIRKIAESDAQASSIPFFGQLMSTPQLFAYLGQLDYWLREYRVSIRT, from the coding sequence ATGTGTGGAATTGTAGGATGGATTGATTGGGAAAAGGACTTATCTGGTGAACGTAATGTGTTGCAAAAAATGACCCAATGCCTCAAGGATCGAGGCCCTGATGCAGAAGGCTTTTGGCTGACTCCTCGCGCAGCCCTCGGTCATCGTCGCCTTGTGGTCGTAGACCCTGCTGGCGGACAGCAGCCCATGTCGGCTCTCAAAAACGAACATGCCTGCACCATGATTTACAATGGTGAATTGTATAATACTGAGGATTTGCGAGCAGAGCTGCTTGCTTGCGGACATACTTTTCAATCTCACTCGGACACGGAGGTGCTTTTGCACACGTATTTGGAGTGGGGCCCAGAATGTCTGTCAAAGCTAAACGGAATCTTTGCTTTTGCGATCTGGGACGAACGCGAACAAAGATTGTTTGTCGGTCGTGACCGTATGGGGGTTAAGCCGCTGTTTTATGCGCAAAGAGGCAGTTCATTTCTGCTTGCCTCTGAGCTGAAAGCCTTGCTCGCTCACCCCGAAGTCAAACCAGAGCTCTCTCGTGAAGGCTTGGCGGAGGTTTTCGGAATCAGTCCCGCCCGTACGCCTGGCCATGGTGTTTTTCACAACGTACACGAGGTTCGGCCCGGCGCTTATCTGTTAGTGACGCGGGATGGCGTCAAGCAAAAACGCTACTGGCAGCTCGAAAGCCACCCACATACAGATGACCTGGAGACAACAGCGGAACGTGTCAGGGAGTTAGTCACGGATTCGATTGAACGCCAATTGGTTGCGGATGTGCCCGTTTCGACCCTCTTGTCAGGTGGGTTGGACTCGAGCATTATTACAGCCGTTGCGGCAAATCATTTTCAAAAAACAGGCCGCGGCACCCTGCACAGCTACTCCATCGATTACGTCGACAACCGAAAACATTTCAAGGCGAGTGCTTTTCAACCGAATGAGGATGAACCTTTTGTGCAACTCGTTACAAAGTTTCTCGGAACCGAGCACCACACGATTGAGTTCGACACTGAAGATTTGATCGAATCCTTGAAAACAGCGACACTCGCCCGCGACTTGCCGGGGATGGCTGATGTAGATGCGTCCCTTTACCTGTTTTGCCGCGAAATAAAAAAAGAGACAACCGTCGTCCTCTCTGGAGAATGTGCAGATGAAGTATTTGGCGGGTATCCGTGGTTTCATCGTGAGGAGCTGTTAAATGCCGGAACCTTTCCTTGGTCGAGAGCGACAAAAGAACGTGCCACCTGGCTATCCCCTGATCTTCGTGATTGGGTCAAACCAGAGGAATACGTTGCCATGCGATATGAGGAATCTCTCAATGAAGTCCCACATCTTCCAGGGGAAGATCCGATTGAAGCTCGCCGACGGGAAATGTTTTATTTGAATATAACGTGGTTCATGAACACATTATTGGATCGCAAAGACCGAATGAGTATGGCGGCCAGTCTGGAAGCGCGTGTCCCGTTCTGTGACCACCGTATCGTGGAATACGTTTGGAACATCCCATGGGATATGAAGACGTACGGGCATCGGGAAAAAGGAATTTTGCGAAAAGCCATGGAAGGAATCTTGCCTGATGAGGTTTTGTACCGCAAGAAAAGCCCGTACCCAAAAACACACAATCCAGCCTATACGGAAGCCGTTCGCTCTTGGCTGCTGGATATCATAAACGACTCTTCCTCTCCACTGCTTCAACTGGTAGATGTTCCAACGATTCGAAAAATTGCTGAGTCAGATGCACAGGCTTCGAGCATTCCGTTTTTCGGTCAGCTCATGAGTACACCTCAGTTGTTCGCCTATCTCGGTCAGCTGGATTATTGGCTGCGGGAGTACCGTGTTTCCATTCGTACGTAA
- a CDS encoding molybdopterin-containing oxidoreductase family protein, with translation MTYTTQENGVFPAVCSLDCPDQCGLLLHKKEGKIVKIEGDPNHPVTKGNICNKVRNMTERIYDPKRLTHPLKRVGKKGSGEFVRISWEEAVTTIAERWRALIDSDGPESVLPYSFYGNMGRISVEGMDRRFFHRMGASQLDRTICNSAGAVGYSYTMGGAFGTDPEDTVHSKLFIMWGINTVSTNMHQVVFAEQARKNGAKIVVIDVHKNQTGRWADWFIPILPGTDTALALGIMHVLFAENLVDSAFMEKYTVGHEELREHVRTYDPATVSAITGVPVDDIYKLARMYGTTSPSFIRIGNGIQHHDNGGMCVRTIACLPALTGQWLVKGGGANKGNKGFLEHNKLAVQRPDLLANKQTRVINMNELGKALLNTEPPVKSLFVYTSNPAIVAPDGNKVRQGLAREDLFTVVHDLFLTETALYADIVLPATSSYENTDFYTSYWHHYIQLQQPVIAPFGESKSNTDVFRLLAAAMGYDEPVFQDSDAEMVRQALEGHGNPHLEGITYETLVEKQYAKANLEPFFLEHLPTPSGKIELYSQAMEKRGLPPLPTYTPLVNDGNFPYLFVPGPNHNYLNSTFSNNEKHKKMEKIPRLHMNEADASVSGISDGDTVRIWNERGECELVVSIGENVLPGVVVSQGLWADAPHSKHYVNALTPDRIADMGGGATFFSGRVDVEKVIR, from the coding sequence ATGACTTATACGACACAGGAAAACGGTGTTTTTCCAGCAGTCTGTTCACTTGATTGCCCGGACCAATGTGGATTGCTCCTTCATAAAAAAGAGGGGAAAATCGTCAAAATCGAAGGGGACCCGAACCATCCGGTGACGAAGGGGAATATTTGCAACAAAGTCCGCAACATGACAGAGCGCATTTACGATCCCAAGCGACTCACGCATCCATTGAAGCGTGTTGGCAAAAAAGGGAGCGGGGAGTTTGTTCGAATCAGTTGGGAGGAAGCGGTCACTACCATAGCCGAACGCTGGCGTGCCTTGATCGACTCAGACGGTCCCGAGAGCGTTTTGCCTTACAGCTTTTACGGGAACATGGGGCGAATTAGTGTCGAAGGAATGGATCGCCGTTTTTTCCATCGTATGGGGGCCAGTCAACTTGACCGTACGATATGCAACAGTGCAGGGGCTGTAGGGTACAGCTACACGATGGGCGGAGCTTTTGGAACAGATCCGGAAGACACCGTTCATTCCAAGCTGTTCATCATGTGGGGAATCAATACGGTCAGCACCAACATGCATCAAGTGGTATTTGCAGAACAGGCTCGAAAAAATGGGGCGAAGATCGTCGTGATCGATGTCCATAAAAATCAGACGGGTCGATGGGCTGATTGGTTTATCCCGATTTTACCCGGAACAGATACAGCTTTGGCTTTGGGTATCATGCATGTGCTTTTTGCAGAAAACTTGGTGGATTCAGCCTTTATGGAAAAGTATACGGTAGGACATGAAGAGCTCAGGGAGCATGTTCGTACCTACGATCCTGCTACCGTATCAGCCATAACGGGAGTCCCTGTCGACGATATTTACAAATTGGCGAGAATGTATGGCACCACTTCGCCGTCCTTTATTCGCATTGGAAACGGCATTCAGCATCACGACAATGGTGGAATGTGTGTAAGGACGATTGCTTGTCTTCCGGCCCTGACAGGGCAGTGGCTCGTCAAAGGTGGTGGGGCCAATAAAGGAAATAAAGGTTTCTTGGAGCACAACAAGCTTGCCGTGCAGCGACCAGATTTGCTGGCCAATAAACAGACGAGAGTCATTAACATGAATGAGCTTGGAAAAGCGTTGCTCAATACAGAGCCGCCGGTGAAATCGCTCTTCGTCTATACGAGCAACCCAGCCATTGTTGCACCGGATGGAAACAAAGTACGGCAAGGCTTGGCGAGAGAGGATTTATTCACCGTTGTGCATGATTTATTTTTGACGGAGACGGCTCTTTATGCCGATATCGTTTTGCCAGCGACGTCTTCTTATGAAAATACGGATTTTTACACGTCGTATTGGCATCATTACATTCAACTTCAGCAACCGGTGATCGCCCCGTTTGGAGAGAGCAAGTCCAACACGGATGTTTTCCGCTTGCTGGCTGCCGCCATGGGGTATGACGAACCTGTTTTTCAAGACAGTGATGCAGAGATGGTCAGACAGGCGTTGGAGGGGCACGGCAATCCTCATTTGGAAGGAATCACGTATGAAACTTTGGTCGAAAAACAATATGCCAAAGCAAATTTGGAACCTTTCTTTTTGGAACATCTCCCCACACCAAGTGGCAAAATTGAGCTTTACTCGCAGGCAATGGAAAAACGAGGGCTGCCCCCATTACCGACGTACACGCCATTGGTAAATGATGGGAATTTCCCGTATTTATTTGTGCCGGGACCGAATCACAACTATTTGAACTCCACGTTCTCGAATAATGAGAAGCATAAGAAAATGGAGAAAATACCACGTTTGCATATGAATGAGGCAGATGCGTCTGTATCAGGCATAAGTGACGGAGATACGGTCCGCATATGGAATGAGCGGGGAGAATGCGAGCTGGTTGTATCGATAGGAGAAAATGTTTTACCGGGAGTGGTGGTTAGTCAAGGCTTGTGGGCTGATGCTCCTCACTCAAAGCATTATGTAAATGCGCTGACCCCGGATCGCATCGCGGACATGGGGGGAGGAGCTACCTTTTTTTCCGGGCGTGTCGATGTGGAGAAGGTCATACGATAA
- a CDS encoding LytS/YhcK type 5TM receptor domain-containing protein: protein MDNLTLLLIERMGILLTLAFILTRTPLFRQLLDRELHVGTSIAFSVMFGLFGIAGTYAGVVVQGESYLPAFWIFRLSHDEIIANSTLVGVVIGGLLGGPLVGLGAGVMAGLHVFQLGGFAAVPMGLSIPITGLLAGYVARFFSQERVISPSKAMFIGMFAPIIQMSLLLIMAAPPELARTMVNVIGIPMVLTNSVSIAIFTTMIRVALQEAERSAAIEAERSFTIAERILPHLKRGLTPQTAQSAALVLQKETKAAAVAVTDRERLLAHVGVGADHHHPGEALHSELDKRALYSGGIDKGLSRESVGCKRKNCSLHAAILVPIKEGDSVVGLIKLYYRRPQQIGRVQEALAKGLGNLISNQLTLSLTEQMKGLMKDAELRMLQAQIHPHFLFNTLNSIVTLIRIDPQLARHMTIQLGVFMRFNLKLTASPLVTVRQELDHLHAYLEIIKIRFSEQFAVRTIIDAGVEEALIPPGTLQPLFENCIQHGVRDITNGGEIILHVKREDVHVVFQIEDNGQGFPDNLLPVLGKVPMESKEGNGIGIHNVNQRLISLCGQDAQLHFANKPEGGSTITFTIPITKEVSA from the coding sequence GTGGACAATCTCACGTTATTGCTCATTGAAAGAATGGGCATTCTTTTGACGCTGGCATTTATTTTGACAAGGACACCGTTGTTTCGCCAGCTTTTAGACCGCGAATTGCACGTAGGGACGTCAATTGCATTTTCCGTGATGTTCGGGTTGTTTGGGATTGCAGGTACATATGCAGGAGTGGTCGTGCAAGGGGAGAGCTATCTTCCTGCGTTTTGGATATTTCGTTTGTCCCATGATGAAATAATTGCCAATTCTACTTTGGTAGGGGTCGTTATTGGAGGTTTGCTAGGGGGACCTCTCGTTGGCTTGGGGGCAGGTGTCATGGCTGGACTTCATGTCTTTCAATTGGGAGGATTCGCCGCAGTACCGATGGGCTTGTCGATCCCGATCACGGGGTTGCTGGCAGGATATGTAGCGCGTTTTTTCTCACAGGAGCGGGTTATTTCTCCGTCCAAAGCCATGTTCATCGGCATGTTCGCGCCCATTATTCAGATGTCGCTTTTATTGATCATGGCAGCTCCACCCGAGCTGGCGCGAACCATGGTCAACGTAATTGGAATCCCGATGGTGCTGACGAACAGCGTTTCGATTGCGATTTTTACGACGATGATACGGGTTGCCTTGCAAGAGGCAGAACGTTCGGCTGCCATTGAGGCGGAGCGTTCCTTTACGATAGCGGAAAGAATTTTGCCACACCTGAAAAGGGGGCTTACACCGCAAACGGCTCAGTCCGCAGCCCTCGTTTTACAAAAAGAAACGAAAGCAGCAGCCGTTGCGGTAACCGATCGAGAACGGCTTCTTGCGCACGTTGGAGTGGGGGCAGATCATCATCATCCGGGAGAAGCGCTCCATAGCGAGCTCGATAAGCGGGCTCTGTATAGCGGTGGAATCGACAAGGGATTGTCGCGAGAGAGTGTCGGGTGCAAGCGGAAAAATTGTAGCCTGCATGCCGCGATTCTCGTGCCGATTAAAGAGGGGGACAGCGTCGTTGGTCTGATCAAACTCTATTATCGGAGGCCGCAACAAATAGGAAGGGTCCAGGAAGCATTGGCAAAAGGGCTTGGCAACCTGATCTCCAATCAATTGACCCTATCTCTCACGGAGCAAATGAAAGGTTTGATGAAGGATGCAGAGTTGCGGATGCTACAGGCACAGATTCATCCTCACTTTTTGTTTAACACATTAAATTCAATTGTGACCTTGATACGAATTGATCCGCAGCTGGCCCGGCATATGACCATTCAGCTTGGCGTGTTCATGCGTTTTAACCTGAAGCTAACAGCGAGTCCGCTTGTCACCGTGAGACAGGAGTTGGATCACCTGCATGCTTATTTGGAAATTATCAAAATCAGATTTTCCGAGCAATTCGCCGTTCGCACTATCATTGATGCGGGGGTAGAGGAAGCTCTTATTCCCCCTGGCACGTTGCAGCCGTTATTTGAGAACTGCATTCAGCATGGTGTTCGCGACATCACGAACGGCGGTGAGATCATTCTCCATGTGAAACGGGAGGATGTGCATGTTGTTTTTCAAATCGAAGATAATGGACAAGGCTTTCCAGACAACTTGCTGCCAGTTCTAGGAAAGGTGCCCATGGAGAGTAAGGAGGGCAACGGAATTGGCATCCATAATGTCAACCAACGTCTGATCAGCTTGTGCGGACAAGATGCCCAACTTCATTTTGCCAATAAACCAGAAGGCGGCAGTACGATTACCTTTACGATTCCGATTACAAAAGAGGTGAGTGCCTGA
- a CDS encoding DUF485 domain-containing protein, with product MGKSASAKKAEDQKKDAVDYAKVIQSATFKELLRRKKAFILPSSIFFFVFYFTLPILTSYFTVLNQPAFGAISWAWVFAFAQFVMTWGLCILYTRRAEQFDQLVEKIKQEAGGRG from the coding sequence ATGGGCAAATCCGCTTCGGCAAAAAAAGCCGAGGATCAGAAGAAGGATGCTGTTGATTATGCAAAAGTGATTCAGTCAGCCACTTTCAAAGAGCTTTTAAGAAGAAAAAAAGCATTTATTTTGCCATCTTCTATTTTTTTCTTCGTGTTTTACTTTACCCTTCCGATTTTAACCTCCTACTTCACCGTACTGAATCAACCAGCGTTTGGAGCCATTTCGTGGGCGTGGGTATTTGCCTTTGCTCAGTTCGTCATGACATGGGGTCTCTGTATCCTGTACACGAGGCGGGCAGAGCAGTTTGATCAGCTCGTTGAGAAAATCAAACAAGAGGCAGGTGGAAGGGGCTAA
- a CDS encoding LytR/AlgR family response regulator transcription factor, with translation MPIRVMIAEDERLAREELSYLLLQEGDVELLPYATNGRELLELVDVHEPDVVFLDMKMPELEGAQAARMLASRKQHPLIVFCTAYEEFAIDAFKLYAVDYLLKPTEPKRLVETMQRIRERLVKPKVEPVQTKRTKLLVEDNSRLVVIDPATIVYAVREERYVQIVTQTATYSTRMTLTQLADKLFAYDFFRTHKSYLVNLQYISELEPWFNGAYNLILKGEGRPRIPVSRTSAKDLLKRLEE, from the coding sequence ATGCCAATACGCGTCATGATTGCAGAAGACGAGCGACTAGCACGCGAAGAACTGAGTTATTTACTGCTACAGGAAGGAGACGTAGAACTGCTGCCCTATGCTACTAACGGGCGAGAGCTTTTGGAATTGGTCGATGTGCACGAGCCGGATGTCGTCTTCCTCGATATGAAAATGCCTGAGCTGGAAGGAGCGCAGGCAGCGAGAATGCTCGCTTCACGCAAGCAGCATCCCCTCATCGTTTTTTGTACCGCGTATGAGGAATTTGCCATCGATGCATTTAAGCTGTACGCCGTCGACTATTTGTTGAAGCCTACGGAGCCCAAGCGGTTGGTAGAAACGATGCAAAGAATACGAGAGCGTCTGGTCAAGCCAAAAGTAGAGCCTGTCCAGACCAAACGAACCAAGCTGTTGGTAGAAGACAACAGCAGATTAGTGGTTATTGATCCAGCGACGATTGTCTATGCAGTGCGGGAGGAGCGATATGTGCAAATCGTCACCCAAACGGCTACCTACTCGACGAGAATGACCCTGACACAACTGGCGGATAAGCTTTTCGCATACGACTTTTTCCGTACCCACAAAAGCTATTTGGTCAATCTTCAATACATAAGCGAGCTCGAACCCTGGTTCAACGGTGCCTACAACCTGATTTTGAAGGGAGAAGGTAGACCACGTATCCCCGTGTCTCGGACCTCCGCTAAGGATTTGCTCAAACGGCTCGAGGAGTAA
- a CDS encoding cation acetate symporter: protein MNVTAFLLFLVIVLLTLVITFYASKKTNTTSEFYTAGGGLTGWQNGLAIAGDYMSAASFLGIAGMIALSGFDGFFYSIGFLVAYLVVLYLVAEPLRNLGKYTMADMIAARFDNKKVRGVAALNSIAISIFYMIAQLVGAGALIKLLLGLDYTTSVLIVGALMTIYVVFGGMTATSWVQIVKAVLLMVGTFIISMMVFAKFDFNLLKMFEQMKTATPLGEQFLNPGNKFKVGLDTISLNLALVLGTAGLPHILIRFFTVKDATTARKSVVYATWIIGVFYVMTIFLGFGAAAFVGAGNMDPAGNMGAPLLAQALGGNFLFAFVSAVAFATILAVVAGLVLTAASAFAHDFYGHVLRQGKATEKEQMKMAKWASVGVSIVSILLALFAQNLNVAFLVALAFAVAASANLPVILFTIFWKRFNTAGAISGMLVGLFSALILVALSPNVWNPVAGKAILVGEALFPLPNPGIVSIPLGFLAAWIGTLLSSSRDDKKYDEILVKANTGMKDSA, encoded by the coding sequence ATGAACGTTACTGCATTTTTACTCTTTCTCGTCATTGTTCTATTGACGCTTGTCATCACTTTTTACGCTTCGAAAAAGACGAATACGACTAGTGAGTTTTATACCGCTGGAGGAGGCTTGACGGGTTGGCAAAACGGCCTCGCGATTGCGGGAGATTACATGTCCGCTGCTTCCTTCCTGGGAATTGCCGGAATGATTGCGTTGAGCGGGTTTGATGGATTCTTCTACAGTATCGGTTTTCTTGTCGCGTATCTCGTTGTGCTCTATTTGGTAGCAGAGCCTTTGCGTAATTTAGGAAAATACACGATGGCTGATATGATAGCCGCGCGTTTTGACAATAAAAAGGTTCGTGGTGTCGCCGCTCTCAATTCGATTGCCATCTCGATTTTTTACATGATCGCGCAATTGGTTGGAGCAGGGGCCTTGATCAAGCTGCTCTTGGGGCTGGATTACACGACCTCCGTATTGATCGTAGGGGCATTGATGACGATCTACGTCGTCTTCGGAGGGATGACGGCGACCTCGTGGGTGCAGATCGTAAAGGCAGTTTTGTTGATGGTCGGGACATTCATCATCTCTATGATGGTTTTCGCCAAATTCGATTTTAATCTATTGAAAATGTTCGAGCAAATGAAGACGGCGACACCATTGGGAGAACAATTCCTCAATCCTGGCAACAAGTTTAAAGTAGGGCTCGATACGATTTCACTGAATCTCGCGCTTGTGCTCGGAACAGCTGGATTGCCGCATATTTTGATTCGTTTCTTCACCGTAAAAGATGCCACAACAGCTCGCAAGTCGGTCGTGTACGCGACGTGGATCATTGGTGTCTTCTATGTCATGACGATCTTCCTCGGCTTTGGGGCGGCAGCGTTTGTCGGAGCGGGAAATATGGACCCGGCAGGTAATATGGGAGCTCCTCTGCTTGCGCAAGCACTCGGCGGAAATTTCTTGTTCGCCTTCGTGTCCGCGGTTGCCTTCGCTACCATTCTCGCGGTAGTGGCTGGGCTGGTGCTGACTGCGGCTTCTGCGTTTGCGCACGACTTTTATGGACACGTATTACGTCAAGGAAAAGCAACGGAAAAGGAGCAGATGAAGATGGCCAAATGGGCGTCTGTCGGAGTCTCGATTGTCTCTATCTTGCTCGCCTTGTTTGCGCAAAATCTGAACGTGGCTTTCCTTGTTGCCTTGGCTTTCGCAGTAGCGGCGAGTGCAAATCTACCAGTGATTTTGTTCACGATCTTCTGGAAAAGGTTCAATACGGCGGGAGCAATCAGCGGGATGCTCGTCGGATTGTTCAGCGCTCTCATTCTGGTTGCGTTGAGTCCGAACGTTTGGAATCCTGTGGCTGGAAAAGCTATTTTGGTCGGCGAAGCGCTGTTCCCGTTACCGAACCCGGGTATTGTCTCGATCCCGTTAGGGTTTTTGGCAGCATGGATCGGAACCTTGTTGTCCAGCTCCCGTGATGATAAGAAGTACGATGAAATTTTGGTGAAAGCGAATACAGGAATGAAAGATTCAGCGTAG
- a CDS encoding alpha/beta fold hydrolase, with amino-acid sequence MSDIGINEPSQKLDIGGVRLCFKYFGEISDFPTVVFDSGYGCTLNYWSSIGGDISKHTRMFIYDRAGIGESESDKRPRHSQQIIENLRSLLQKANVSPPYVLVGHSFGGLNVRLYASTFPEEVAGVILLDPCHEDQNKVMVPLFSDEVQAAYYSQFVLEGSIQEIEESFEQARNSKSLGNKSLIVVSGTLQPHHNPESMAAWVHLHKELTKLSTRSKHIIVENAGHAIHIDQPNVVVDIIKDMLFLCKAQK; translated from the coding sequence ATGAGTGACATTGGAATAAATGAACCGAGTCAAAAGCTCGACATCGGTGGAGTTAGACTATGTTTCAAATATTTTGGTGAAATAAGTGATTTTCCGACGGTGGTTTTTGATTCTGGTTATGGGTGTACATTGAACTACTGGAGTTCGATTGGTGGTGACATTTCTAAGCATACTAGGATGTTCATTTATGACCGAGCAGGTATAGGGGAAAGTGAAAGTGATAAAAGACCTCGTCATAGTCAGCAAATCATTGAGAATCTTAGAAGCTTGCTTCAGAAAGCAAACGTGTCTCCCCCTTACGTTTTGGTCGGGCACTCTTTTGGGGGATTGAATGTTCGACTATATGCAAGTACATTCCCAGAAGAGGTTGCCGGAGTGATTTTATTAGATCCATGTCATGAAGATCAAAATAAAGTCATGGTTCCTTTGTTCTCTGATGAAGTTCAAGCAGCGTACTATAGTCAGTTTGTTCTTGAAGGTTCTATTCAAGAGATAGAAGAAAGCTTTGAACAAGCTCGGAATTCTAAATCACTTGGCAACAAGTCACTCATTGTCGTATCGGGTACATTACAACCTCATCATAATCCCGAATCTATGGCTGCTTGGGTCCACTTACATAAAGAGCTTACGAAATTATCAACCCGCAGCAAGCATATCATCGTTGAAAATGCTGGACATGCCATTCATATTGATCAGCCAAATGTTGTCGTAGATATCATTAAAGACATGCTGTTTTTGTGTAAAGCTCAAAAATAA
- a CDS encoding NupC/NupG family nucleoside CNT transporter, translating into MNFIIPIAGILIVIGLALLGSNSRKQVKYRPIIVMIALQFLLAFLLLHTKFGFIFVSAISKSFEKLLAFAAEGINFVFGNLANDGQMSFFLGVLLPIVFISVLIGILRHFKILPMIMKAIGFVLSKINGMGKLESYNAVASAIVGQNEVFITVKKQLGSLPEHRLYTLCASAMSTVSMSIVGAYMTMIEPKYVVTALFLNLFGGFIIASIINPYTVNEEEDLLEIQSNEKQSFFEMLVEYIMDGFKVAVVVGAMLLGFVALIAAVNSLFGMIFGWTFQEMLGFVFAPFAVLMGIPFGEAMTAGSIMATKLVTNEFVAMIELGKVVSELSPRTVGILSVFLVSFANFSSIGIIAGAVKGLNEKQSNVVARFGLKLLFGATLVSLLSGIVVSFVL; encoded by the coding sequence ATGAATTTTATCATTCCCATCGCTGGCATACTCATCGTGATCGGGTTAGCATTGTTAGGGAGCAATAGTCGAAAACAGGTCAAATACAGACCGATCATCGTCATGATTGCTCTGCAATTTTTGCTCGCCTTTCTTCTTCTGCATACCAAGTTTGGGTTTATATTCGTTTCAGCCATTTCCAAATCGTTTGAAAAGCTTCTTGCTTTTGCTGCGGAAGGAATCAATTTCGTATTTGGCAATCTGGCAAACGACGGACAAATGTCCTTTTTCCTTGGTGTTTTGCTCCCAATCGTCTTCATTTCCGTCCTCATCGGTATTTTGCGTCACTTCAAGATTTTGCCGATGATCATGAAAGCAATTGGCTTTGTTCTGAGCAAAATTAACGGCATGGGTAAGCTGGAGTCTTACAACGCTGTTGCTTCTGCTATTGTCGGCCAAAATGAAGTATTCATCACGGTGAAAAAACAGCTCGGTTCCTTGCCGGAGCACCGTCTGTATACGCTGTGCGCGTCAGCCATGTCAACAGTTTCGATGTCGATTGTCGGTGCGTACATGACGATGATTGAGCCAAAATACGTTGTCACGGCCCTGTTCTTGAATCTGTTTGGCGGCTTTATTATCGCTTCGATTATCAACCCTTATACAGTGAACGAAGAAGAAGATTTACTGGAGATTCAAAGTAATGAAAAGCAGTCCTTTTTCGAAATGCTCGTCGAGTACATCATGGACGGATTCAAGGTAGCGGTAGTCGTGGGAGCCATGCTGCTCGGTTTTGTTGCTTTGATCGCAGCTGTGAATAGCTTGTTCGGCATGATTTTCGGCTGGACGTTCCAAGAAATGCTCGGATTCGTCTTCGCTCCTTTTGCCGTCCTGATGGGCATTCCTTTTGGGGAAGCGATGACGGCTGGTAGTATCATGGCGACGAAGCTCGTAACGAACGAGTTTGTAGCGATGATCGAGCTGGGAAAAGTCGTATCTGAACTGAGCCCACGTACAGTAGGAATTCTCTCCGTCTTCCTCGTTTCGTTCGCGAACTTCTCCTCTATCGGCATTATCGCTGGTGCGGTGAAAGGGCTGAATGAGAAACAATCCAATGTGGTTGCTCGCTTTGGGTTGAAGCTGTTGTTCGGTGCCACGCTGGTTAGTCTTTTGTCTGGTATCGTCGTCAGCTTTGTTTTGTAA